One Schistocerca cancellata isolate TAMUIC-IGC-003103 chromosome 1, iqSchCanc2.1, whole genome shotgun sequence genomic region harbors:
- the LOC126183127 gene encoding exostosin-1-like gives MQPKKRYLLVLLSCAFLAYCYFGGYRLKSDGVCGDAATGAAVAAAAPGGTASNGSLLPTYAESRLSGDYFDYEIETSPDFRWSGIGTHPDADPSAPHRHCRMSNCFDFGRCRGEFKVFVYPQADYMEVDIGLNPAPSYQKVLDAIVESRYYTTDARKACLFVLAIDTLDRDPLSADFVRNVPSRLRKLKLWNGGLNHVIFNLYSGTWPDYAEDDLGFDPGKAILAKASMSVANLRPGFDVSIPLFHKNHPQRGGEPGSVHANNFPTRKKFLLAFKGKRYVHGIGSETRNALYHLHNDRDIVMVTTCRHGKSWRELKDGRCDDDNADYER, from the coding sequence ATGCAGCCCAAGAAGCGCTACCTGCTCGTCCTGCTCTCGTGCGCCTTCCTCGCCTACTGCTACTTCGGCGGCTACCGGTTAAAGAGCGACGGCGTCTGCGGAGATGCCGCCACCGGCGCCGCCGTTGCCGCCGCGGCGCCGGGCGGGACGGCGAGCAACGGTTCCCTCCTGCCCACGTACGCCGAATCGCGGCTCTCCGGCGATTACTTCGACTACGAGATCGAGACGTCGCCGGACTTCCGGTGGTCGGGGATCGGCACGCACCCCGACGCGGACCCGTCGGCGCCGCACCGCCACTGCCGCATGAGCAACTGCTTCGACTTCGGGCGGTGCCGCGGCGAGTTCAAAGTGTTCGTGTACCCCCAGGCGGACTACATGGAGGTAGACATCGGCCTGAACCCGGCCCCCTCCTACCAGAAAGTGCTGGACGCTATCGTCGAGTCGCGCTACTACACGACCGACGCGCGCAAGGCGTGCCTCTTCGTGCTGGCCATCGACACGTTGGACCGCGACCCTCTGTCCGCCGACTTCGTGCGCAACGTGCCGTCGCGGCTGCGCAAGCTCAAGCTCTGGAACGGAGGTCTCAACCACGTCATCTTCAACCTGTACTCCGGCACCTGGCCCGACTACGCCGAGGACGACCTGGGCTTCGACCCGGGAAAGGCGATCCTGGCCAAGGCGAGCATGTCCGTGGCCAACCTGCGACCCGGATTTGACGTTTCCATCCCTCTCTTCCACAAGAACCACCCGCAGCGCGGCGGCGAGCCGGGCTCCGTTCACGCCAACAATTTCCCTACGCGCAAGAAGTTCCTTCTCGCGTTCAAGGGCAAGCGCTACGTTCACGGCATCGGCTCCGAGACGCGCAACGCTCTCTACCACCTGCACAACGACCGGGACATCGTCATGGTAACGACGTGCCGCCACGGCAAGAGCTGGCGGGAGCTTAAGGACGGCCGCTGCGATGACGACAACGCCGACTACGAAAGGTGA